A window of the Gammaproteobacteria bacterium genome harbors these coding sequences:
- a CDS encoding type IV secretion system protein yields MQLPPQSIDPNVPAQIPADQLQDFKSFLDVVLDTVVGGAAPDVHTLGLQLWGGLAAVMVAWTGLKIAFSGTFQPWEIVKLVIGIAIPRTLLHYYVVPIPGVGLTFPAMVAGGGIWLQNLFLSDVVSAGYTEMTALVQAYSAHLGAAWSTGNLLSVVTAGATVIFSSLVTLVMGASLVVCLLALFCVTYAQVIWAQVAIAIAILLGPVFIAFLLFEPLSFLFWGWFRTMMVYTLYGVVAGAVLRVFMGVGMGYITTYADALMGTGTADPFELWLWAVVLMPLVVSGLMAGLKVGELASMLVSGSGSAGSGFVALVMQGAGKAAAPVKPV; encoded by the coding sequence ATGCAACTGCCCCCGCAGTCCATCGACCCCAACGTCCCGGCGCAGATCCCCGCCGACCAGCTTCAGGACTTCAAGAGCTTCCTCGACGTGGTGCTCGACACCGTCGTAGGCGGAGCCGCGCCCGACGTTCACACGCTCGGGCTTCAACTGTGGGGCGGGCTCGCCGCCGTGATGGTCGCCTGGACCGGGCTCAAGATCGCGTTCAGCGGCACGTTCCAGCCCTGGGAGATCGTCAAGCTCGTGATCGGGATCGCGATCCCCCGCACGCTGCTCCACTACTACGTCGTCCCGATCCCCGGCGTCGGGCTCACGTTCCCGGCCATGGTCGCCGGAGGCGGGATCTGGCTCCAGAACCTGTTCCTGTCCGACGTGGTGTCGGCCGGCTACACCGAGATGACCGCGCTCGTGCAGGCGTACTCCGCGCACCTGGGCGCGGCGTGGTCCACGGGCAACCTGCTCTCGGTCGTGACGGCGGGCGCGACCGTGATCTTCTCCTCGCTGGTCACGCTCGTGATGGGCGCTTCGCTCGTGGTTTGCCTGCTGGCGCTGTTCTGCGTGACCTACGCGCAGGTGATCTGGGCGCAGGTCGCCATCGCCATCGCGATCCTGCTCGGTCCGGTGTTCATCGCGTTCCTGCTCTTCGAGCCGCTCTCGTTCCTGTTCTGGGGATGGTTCCGGACCATGATGGTCTACACGCTCTACGGCGTCGTGGCCGGTGCGGTGCTCAGGGTCTTCATGGGCGTCGGCATGGGCTACATCACGACCTACGCCGATGCCCTGATGGGCACCGGCACGGCGGACCCGTTCGAGCTCTGGCTCTGGGCCGTCGTCCTCATGCCGCTCGTCGTCTCCGGCCTCATGGCCGGGCTCAAGGTCGGCGAACTCGCCTCGATGCTCGTCTCCGGTTCCGGCTCCGCCGGGTCCGGGTTCGTCGCGCTCGTCATGCAGGGAGCCGGCAAGGCCGCCGCCCCCGTCAAGCCCGTCTGA
- a CDS encoding ATPase, T2SS/T4P/T4SS family, with product MKRASGVDHLAPFLPGLESLLGDPEVSEIMINGPGNVWVERAGRLEPHEAPGLTAAWLHRAAIHIARPLGLDPAARPILDARLEDGSRVAICTPPAAPEVAITIRRFGGRAFTAEDLVRMGSLPEQALEAARRTLLARRNVLVSGGTGSGKTTLLNALIELLPEDERIVAIEDTLELRIDRANCLRLEAGATLSETPVEIRDLVRHALRHRPDRIVVGEVRGGEAADLLQALNTGHGGSLTTIHANNARSALSRLASCAMQAGDALPWEVTCRGVVDGIALVLHVTRRDGRRFVEEALEVRGYDAATGRWITEPTWTTQPPKEVNA from the coding sequence ATGAAGCGCGCCAGCGGCGTGGACCATCTCGCCCCGTTCCTGCCGGGTTTGGAATCCCTGCTTGGGGACCCGGAGGTCTCCGAGATCATGATCAACGGACCCGGCAACGTCTGGGTCGAGCGGGCCGGTAGGCTGGAGCCCCACGAGGCGCCCGGACTCACCGCCGCGTGGCTCCACCGCGCGGCCATCCACATCGCCCGGCCGCTCGGACTCGATCCCGCGGCCCGGCCCATCCTGGACGCTCGGCTGGAGGACGGATCGCGGGTCGCGATCTGCACGCCGCCCGCCGCGCCCGAGGTCGCGATCACCATCCGCCGGTTCGGGGGCCGGGCGTTCACGGCCGAGGATCTCGTCCGCATGGGCTCGCTGCCGGAGCAAGCCCTCGAAGCCGCCCGCCGGACCCTGCTCGCCCGCCGCAACGTGCTCGTCTCGGGCGGCACGGGGTCCGGGAAGACGACGCTCCTGAACGCGCTGATCGAACTGCTGCCCGAAGACGAGCGGATCGTCGCCATCGAGGACACCCTCGAACTCCGGATCGACCGCGCCAACTGCCTCCGGTTGGAGGCGGGAGCCACGCTTTCGGAGACGCCGGTCGAGATCCGCGATTTGGTGCGCCACGCACTCCGCCACCGGCCCGACCGCATCGTCGTCGGCGAGGTCCGGGGCGGCGAGGCCGCCGACCTGCTCCAGGCCCTCAACACCGGCCACGGCGGATCGCTCACCACCATCCACGCCAACAACGCCCGCTCCGCGCTCTCGCGTCTCGCGAGCTGCGCGATGCAGGCGGGAGATGCGCTGCCCTGGGAGGTCACCTGCCGGGGCGTCGTGGACGGAATCGCGCTCGTGCTGCACGTGACCCGCCGAGACGGACGCCGATTCGTCGAAGAGGCGCTCGAAGTGCGCGGCTACGACGCGGCCACCGGCCGCTGGATCACGGAACCGACATGGACCACCCAACCACCGAAGGAGGTGAACGCATGA
- a CDS encoding VirB8/TrbF family protein, giving the protein MRRARMNGDGDAGREYAEIWGEAVQANRKLRTILIFLSASIVLGVFVLLRIAGAEPPKPIVVRVDEVGRAEALAYEAATAQADPLDPTTKYFLNRFVHDFHSRRRATVEEHWTRSLRFLSTDLANAAFQRDGAEVASVAAGTADTETEVEQVVLRIHPAPEPPHGATADFDLVHLRGEQELRRERWSLTLRFEFLDSIPNELVVHNPMGLLVTYMRADRALVTGDGR; this is encoded by the coding sequence ATGAGAAGAGCGCGAATGAACGGAGATGGAGACGCGGGCCGCGAGTACGCCGAGATCTGGGGCGAGGCCGTGCAGGCGAACCGGAAGCTCCGGACGATCCTGATCTTCCTCTCGGCAAGCATCGTGCTTGGCGTTTTCGTGCTGCTTCGGATCGCGGGCGCCGAGCCGCCCAAGCCGATCGTCGTCCGGGTGGACGAGGTGGGCCGCGCCGAGGCGCTGGCCTACGAGGCCGCGACCGCGCAGGCCGATCCGCTCGATCCGACAACAAAATACTTCCTGAACCGGTTCGTCCACGACTTCCACTCGCGCCGCCGCGCGACCGTCGAGGAGCACTGGACCCGCAGCCTCCGGTTCCTGTCGACGGACCTGGCGAACGCGGCGTTCCAGAGGGACGGCGCGGAGGTCGCGAGCGTGGCGGCGGGGACCGCCGACACCGAGACCGAGGTCGAGCAGGTCGTGCTCCGCATCCACCCCGCGCCCGAGCCGCCGCACGGCGCGACGGCGGACTTCGACCTCGTGCACCTGAGGGGCGAACAGGAGCTGCGCCGCGAGCGCTGGTCGCTCACGCTCCGGTTCGAGTTCCTCGACTCGATCCCGAACGAACTCGTCGTTCACAACCCGATGGGGCTCCTAGTCACCTACATGCGGGCCGACCGGGCGCTCGTGACGGGAGACGGGCGATGA
- a CDS encoding type IV secretion system DNA-binding domain-containing protein, which yields MKPWTLVLIGAALTVAAVRALLAPFPPIGGNPFLDLIAHNDPGIHAAIRAWYYVAPAAAVVLAGSVMRSVSRVWLEPLAMRRNRGRLPAWPNSPRDDAPSLVVGELHHPTVARESDNPSWLVVPEKGLYTGVLVVGAVGTGKTTACMYPFARELLHWRADDPKRRAGALVLEVKGDFCHQVRSILSEAGREDDYLEIGLGGAWQWNPLDDPLLDSYSMAYSVASLINQLFGKSREPFWQQAYTNLVRWIVELHRLLPGGWVTLRDIYRCTVDAKLFSNKIGEAKAEALRRCPMRVVTAAKVLTKHKKTLGAWDWDMAAGSDTVACSLDPERAALLAELKVEYATEPVGSGVGREYAEQVEAVERWYRNDWMKLDAKLRTSIVEGISVFLSLFDQPDVAAVFCPPPPDDPPAARTDGGDDEEVPDVQPMPGLRRRLPPLAELIEGGKVLALNMPAGANPALARAIGVFLKNAWMQALLRRPAAAALRPDRYMRPAVFICDEYQAFATVGQDDPSGDEKAFALTRQCRCIPIVATQSISSLRSVLPSGEAWRTLVQTLRTRIFLSLSDDASAKIASDMCGDVKKTQASYTFTETSNKPEFSLLSGRAGGGDGQLGASKSFRQQREPVFTPRQFGLLANYQAICLPYDGVKSLPARRVYLKPHYLPRTQGYWRQREEGRI from the coding sequence ATGAAGCCGTGGACCCTGGTCCTCATCGGGGCGGCGCTGACGGTGGCAGCCGTGCGCGCGCTCCTCGCGCCGTTTCCGCCCATCGGCGGCAACCCGTTTCTGGACCTGATCGCCCACAACGATCCGGGCATCCATGCGGCGATCCGCGCGTGGTATTACGTCGCGCCCGCCGCGGCCGTTGTCCTGGCCGGCAGCGTGATGCGCTCGGTCTCGCGGGTCTGGCTGGAGCCGCTCGCCATGCGCCGGAACCGGGGCAGGCTGCCCGCCTGGCCCAACTCGCCCAGGGACGACGCGCCGTCACTCGTCGTCGGCGAACTGCACCACCCCACCGTTGCCCGGGAGAGCGACAACCCCTCCTGGCTCGTCGTCCCCGAGAAGGGGCTCTACACGGGCGTCCTCGTCGTCGGGGCCGTCGGCACCGGCAAGACCACGGCCTGCATGTACCCGTTCGCGCGGGAGCTGCTCCACTGGCGGGCGGACGACCCCAAGCGCAGGGCGGGCGCGCTCGTGCTCGAAGTCAAGGGAGACTTTTGTCACCAGGTCCGGAGCATCCTGAGCGAGGCCGGGCGGGAGGACGACTACCTCGAAATCGGGCTCGGGGGGGCTTGGCAGTGGAACCCGCTCGACGATCCGCTGCTCGACTCCTACTCGATGGCGTACAGCGTCGCATCGCTCATCAACCAGCTCTTCGGCAAGTCACGAGAACCGTTCTGGCAGCAGGCGTACACGAACCTCGTTCGCTGGATCGTTGAACTCCACCGGCTCCTGCCCGGCGGCTGGGTCACGCTTCGCGACATCTACCGCTGCACGGTCGACGCGAAGCTCTTCTCGAACAAGATCGGGGAGGCGAAGGCGGAGGCCCTTCGGCGGTGCCCCATGCGGGTTGTCACCGCCGCGAAGGTTCTCACCAAGCACAAGAAGACGCTCGGTGCTTGGGATTGGGACATGGCGGCCGGCAGCGACACGGTGGCGTGTTCCCTCGATCCGGAACGCGCGGCGCTTCTCGCGGAGCTGAAGGTCGAGTACGCCACGGAGCCGGTGGGAAGCGGGGTGGGACGCGAGTACGCCGAGCAGGTGGAAGCCGTCGAGCGGTGGTATCGCAATGACTGGATGAAGCTCGACGCCAAGCTCCGCACCTCGATCGTCGAAGGCATCTCTGTGTTCCTCTCGCTCTTCGACCAGCCGGACGTGGCGGCCGTGTTTTGTCCGCCGCCGCCTGACGATCCCCCGGCCGCACGGACGGACGGCGGGGACGACGAGGAGGTCCCGGACGTGCAGCCCATGCCGGGGCTCCGGCGCAGGCTGCCGCCGCTCGCCGAGTTGATCGAGGGCGGCAAGGTGCTGGCGCTCAACATGCCCGCCGGCGCGAACCCGGCGCTGGCCCGAGCCATCGGCGTGTTCCTCAAGAACGCCTGGATGCAGGCGCTGCTCCGGCGTCCGGCCGCAGCCGCGCTCCGGCCCGACCGCTACATGCGGCCCGCCGTGTTCATCTGCGATGAGTACCAGGCTTTCGCCACCGTCGGACAGGACGACCCGTCGGGCGACGAGAAGGCGTTTGCCCTAACGCGCCAATGCCGGTGCATCCCCATCGTCGCCACGCAGTCGATCTCGTCGCTCCGCTCCGTGCTCCCCTCGGGCGAGGCGTGGCGCACGCTCGTCCAGACGCTCCGCACCCGGATCTTCCTGTCGCTGTCCGACGACGCCTCGGCCAAGATCGCGTCCGACATGTGCGGCGATGTCAAGAAGACGCAGGCGTCCTACACGTTCACCGAGACCTCGAACAAGCCCGAGTTCTCGCTCCTGTCTGGACGGGCCGGGGGCGGCGACGGCCAGCTCGGCGCGAGCAAGTCGTTCCGGCAACAGAGGGAGCCGGTGTTCACCCCCCGCCAGTTCGGCCTGCTCGCCAACTACCAGGCGATCTGTCTCCCGTACGACGGGGTGAAGTCCCTCCCGGCCCGGCGCGTCTACCTCAAGCCCCACTACCTGCCCAGGACCCAGGGCTACTGGCGGCAGCGCGAGGAGGGGCGGATATGA
- a CDS encoding zincin-like metallopeptidase domain-containing protein, which translates to MNHDEYHRKFADAIIEQIRQGTAPWQKPWAPGERVMPMNVDTDRSYRGGNSLHLASVQQEMGYGDVRWGTYRQIQTRGGQVRKGERGTRILSFQDKKRIAVTDEQGRPRRDAEGKKVYRYEKLKAPFVRQYTVFNAEQADGLPERSNPTPEPLWKVHQEAERVMEDVGVPVRHVQGDRAYYHMKRDEIVLPERGQFPSANHYYQTALHELGHSTGHESRMKRDTLIEGINNGFGSPEYAREELRAEISAMMTGERVGVGHDPARGAAYVEGWIQALEEDPREIRRAAADAQKISDFVLGRHRERVAARDPVAVAAVRTPAQGPQRIVVHVPQIPTPARGAGPSR; encoded by the coding sequence ATGAACCACGACGAATACCACCGCAAGTTCGCCGACGCGATCATCGAGCAGATCAGGCAGGGCACCGCGCCGTGGCAGAAGCCGTGGGCGCCGGGCGAGCGCGTGATGCCCATGAACGTGGACACCGACCGCTCCTACCGGGGCGGGAACAGCCTGCACCTCGCCTCCGTCCAGCAGGAGATGGGCTACGGCGACGTGCGCTGGGGCACCTACCGCCAGATCCAGACCCGCGGCGGGCAGGTCAGGAAGGGCGAGCGCGGCACCCGCATCCTCTCCTTCCAGGACAAGAAGCGGATCGCCGTGACCGACGAGCAGGGTCGGCCCAGGAGGGACGCCGAGGGCAAGAAGGTCTACCGCTACGAGAAGCTCAAGGCGCCGTTCGTGCGCCAGTACACGGTGTTCAACGCCGAGCAGGCCGACGGGCTGCCCGAGCGCTCGAACCCGACGCCCGAGCCGCTCTGGAAGGTGCACCAGGAGGCCGAGCGGGTCATGGAGGATGTCGGCGTCCCGGTCCGCCACGTCCAGGGCGACCGCGCCTACTACCACATGAAGCGCGACGAGATCGTGCTGCCCGAGCGCGGGCAGTTCCCGTCGGCGAACCACTACTACCAGACCGCGCTCCACGAGCTGGGCCACAGCACCGGCCACGAGAGCCGGATGAAGCGCGACACCCTCATCGAGGGGATCAACAACGGGTTCGGCTCGCCGGAGTACGCCCGCGAGGAGCTGCGGGCCGAGATCAGCGCGATGATGACCGGCGAGCGCGTGGGCGTCGGCCACGACCCGGCGCGGGGCGCGGCCTACGTCGAGGGCTGGATCCAGGCGCTTGAGGAGGACCCGCGCGAGATCCGGCGCGCGGCCGCGGACGCGCAGAAGATCTCCGACTTCGTGCTCGGCCGGCACCGCGAGCGCGTGGCGGCGCGCGATCCCGTCGCCGTGGCGGCCGTCCGCACGCCCGCGCAGGGGCCGCAGAGGATCGTCGTTCACGTGCCGCAGATCCCCACCCCGGCGCGCGGCGCCGGGCCGAGCCGCTGA